A genomic region of Dactylococcopsis salina PCC 8305 contains the following coding sequences:
- the crtE gene encoding geranylgeranyl diphosphate synthase CrtE gives MTDQSTCVQNLTFDLESYLQARKAIIEKALDQSLPIAEPPVIYEAMRYSLLAGGKRLRPILCLATCELVGGTIEMAMPTACALEMIHTMSLIHDDLPAMDNDDYRRGQLTNHKKYGEDIAILAGDGLLAYAFEYVAAQTQGVNPSSVLRVIAKLGHTVGATGLVGGQVLDLASEGNPDISLETLNYIHTHKTGALLEACVVTGAILGEASEETLAALSRYAYNIGLAFQIIDDILDITATQEELGKTAGKDVEADKATYPRLLGLEASKAKADELIEAACAEMSPYGDAGVPLKAIAQLIANRKN, from the coding sequence ATGACTGATCAATCCACTTGTGTGCAAAACCTAACCTTCGATTTAGAAAGCTATCTCCAGGCGAGAAAAGCCATCATCGAGAAAGCTCTGGATCAATCTTTGCCAATCGCAGAGCCTCCTGTCATTTATGAAGCGATGCGGTATTCCCTATTAGCAGGAGGAAAGCGGTTACGTCCAATTCTCTGTTTAGCGACTTGTGAATTGGTGGGAGGGACGATCGAGATGGCGATGCCCACTGCTTGCGCTTTAGAGATGATTCATACCATGTCCTTGATCCATGATGATTTACCCGCAATGGACAATGATGATTATCGTCGCGGACAGTTGACAAATCACAAGAAATATGGGGAAGATATCGCCATTTTAGCAGGAGATGGCTTACTCGCCTATGCCTTTGAATATGTCGCAGCGCAGACGCAAGGGGTGAATCCTTCCTCGGTGTTACGGGTGATTGCCAAGTTAGGTCACACAGTAGGGGCGACAGGATTGGTGGGAGGTCAAGTTCTGGATTTAGCTTCAGAAGGAAACCCAGACATTAGTTTGGAAACCCTGAATTATATTCACACCCACAAAACAGGGGCTTTACTAGAAGCCTGTGTGGTGACAGGTGCAATTTTAGGGGAGGCTAGTGAGGAAACCTTAGCCGCACTGTCTCGCTATGCTTATAACATTGGTTTGGCTTTTCAGATTATAGATGATATTCTCGATATTACGGCAACTCAAGAAGAGTTAGGGAAAACCGCGGGAAAAGACGTGGAAGCAGACAAAGCCACTTATCCTCGTTTGTTGGGGTTAGAGGCTTCTAAAGCGAAAGCAGACGAACTGATTGAAGCGGCTTGTGCCGAAATGTCTCCCTATGGAGATGCAGGTGTTCCCTTAAAAGCGATCGCGCAGTTAATTGCTAATCGCAAGAATTAA
- a CDS encoding divergent PAP2 family protein: MDNFSSLLENHLLWVSLIACFIAQGLKLVIELIRDRKFNARSLFTTGGMPSAHSALVASLATGVGIKEGWESTDFAIALLFAIIVMFDAAGVRQAAGKQARLLNQIVDELFQEHKNFNEEKLKELLGHTPLQVIVGVILGVIIALVAAPWL; this comes from the coding sequence ATGGACAACTTTTCGAGTTTATTAGAGAATCATTTGCTCTGGGTTTCCTTGATTGCTTGCTTCATTGCTCAAGGCTTGAAACTGGTAATTGAGTTAATTCGTGATCGGAAATTTAATGCGCGATCGTTATTTACAACGGGAGGAATGCCCAGCGCTCATTCGGCATTAGTTGCGTCTTTAGCCACAGGAGTTGGGATCAAAGAAGGATGGGAAAGTACCGATTTCGCGATCGCGCTTTTGTTTGCAATTATTGTTATGTTTGATGCGGCGGGAGTGCGACAAGCAGCAGGAAAACAAGCTCGTTTATTAAATCAAATTGTCGATGAATTATTCCAAGAACACAAAAATTTTAACGAAGAAAAATTAAAAGAATTACTGGGACATACGCCCTTACAAGTCATTGTTGGCGTGATTCTTGGTGTTATTATTGCCTTAGTGGCTGCACCTTGGCTTTGA
- a CDS encoding YqhA family protein, with translation MLNPEKIEAYFELCLWKFRLFALIPVILGLLSTLNFFVIGSLEVLEGIFYSFQADYQEDGSFIPVITKVVGGIDHYLIGIVLLIFSFGIYELFISEIDVRFQHQEVKILQIENLDQLKHKILQVIVMVMIISFFKKALPMTIENTNDLLFFAVAVLLVALSSYLLNLQSNTNPSLIRSTAKKEETDASHK, from the coding sequence ATGCTCAACCCAGAAAAAATCGAAGCCTATTTTGAATTATGTCTTTGGAAGTTTCGTTTATTTGCTCTCATTCCTGTAATTCTTGGCTTGTTGAGTACCCTAAACTTTTTTGTCATTGGGAGTTTAGAAGTATTGGAGGGAATTTTTTATAGTTTCCAAGCAGACTATCAGGAAGATGGCTCATTTATTCCTGTAATTACTAAAGTTGTGGGAGGAATTGATCATTACTTAATCGGAATTGTTTTACTGATTTTTAGTTTTGGAATTTATGAATTATTTATTTCAGAAATTGATGTTCGTTTTCAGCATCAAGAAGTGAAGATTTTACAAATTGAAAATTTAGATCAATTGAAACATAAGATTTTGCAAGTGATTGTTATGGTGATGATTATTAGCTTTTTTAAGAAAGCACTTCCGATGACGATTGAAAATACAAATGATTTACTTTTTTTTGCGGTGGCTGTGCTTCTGGTGGCGTTAAGTAGTTATCTCCTAAATTTACAATCAAATACAAATCCTAGTTTAATTCGATCGACCGCAAAAAAAGAAGAAACTGACGCATCTCATAAGTAG
- a CDS encoding sensor histidine kinase: MVLDTDLTLTTNPKLRRLRWQLLSAYCGVSLVIFGVSVFGIYKTFSYVLNQQFNKNLEQMAIAAADVNDLVQHEYEEILEKSDQERKPISIEELMEEYQPQLVSSTLAKKISNQDTTTRWYSPQKKLIVQEGTHPEWHLFPQTILPQGIITESKTLRSFTLPTYVNTAQTPQKITGYVQVIASKKVIDQQLRQLLIGVVSGGTIAVFLITIGGTYLTQQVLKPTLNSMLQLQKFTADAAHELRTPLTVIQGEIGLLQQQETPPTLSSFSLTNRAVSQMKQLVEDLLLIARIEGNIENMKQEWRKIPLDELLEDLAEVWEEQAQRQEITFQLEIHGSLYVYGDSNQLQEVFTNLLENAVCYTPKGGSIILSAFAISDQIKVCVEDTGVGIAPQDQDSIFDRFWRSETAQDKRPDGTGLGLSIAQTIIKAHNGQITLTSEFGKGSNFCASLPKLF, translated from the coding sequence ATGGTGTTGGATACCGACTTAACCCTAACTACTAACCCGAAACTGCGTCGTCTGCGTTGGCAACTTCTGAGCGCCTATTGTGGCGTTTCTTTAGTGATTTTTGGCGTATCAGTTTTTGGTATCTATAAAACATTTTCTTATGTTCTTAACCAGCAATTCAATAAAAATTTAGAACAAATGGCAATTGCTGCGGCGGATGTTAATGACTTAGTTCAACATGAATATGAAGAAATCCTAGAAAAATCAGATCAAGAGAGAAAACCAATTAGCATCGAAGAATTGATGGAAGAGTATCAACCGCAATTAGTCTCTAGTACCCTCGCTAAAAAAATTAGTAATCAAGACACAACCACCCGCTGGTATTCTCCTCAAAAGAAATTAATTGTTCAAGAAGGCACTCATCCCGAATGGCATTTATTTCCTCAAACAATTTTACCTCAAGGAATTATCACTGAAAGTAAAACCTTACGGAGTTTTACCTTACCCACTTATGTGAACACAGCACAAACTCCCCAAAAAATTACGGGTTATGTGCAAGTCATTGCTAGTAAAAAAGTGATTGATCAGCAGTTAAGACAATTATTAATTGGAGTAGTGAGTGGAGGAACAATTGCTGTTTTTTTAATCACAATTGGCGGAACATACTTAACTCAACAAGTTTTGAAACCGACCTTAAACAGTATGCTTCAACTCCAAAAGTTTACGGCTGATGCTGCTCATGAGTTGCGAACCCCTCTGACAGTGATTCAAGGGGAAATTGGGTTGTTACAGCAACAGGAAACCCCACCGACTCTTAGTTCTTTTTCTCTCACGAACCGCGCGGTTTCACAAATGAAGCAATTAGTGGAAGATTTATTATTGATCGCACGAATTGAGGGAAACATTGAGAACATGAAACAAGAGTGGCGAAAAATTCCTCTTGATGAGTTACTCGAAGATTTAGCGGAAGTGTGGGAAGAACAAGCACAGCGTCAGGAGATTACTTTTCAATTGGAAATTCACGGTTCACTCTATGTTTATGGCGATTCTAATCAGCTACAAGAAGTCTTTACTAACTTGCTAGAAAATGCTGTTTGCTATACCCCAAAAGGAGGAAGTATTATTCTGTCTGCTTTTGCAATCTCTGATCAAATTAAAGTATGTGTCGAGGATACAGGAGTCGGTATCGCACCGCAAGATCAAGACTCAATTTTCGATCGATTCTGGCGCTCAGAGACAGCACAAGACAAACGTCCTGATGGCACAGGTTTAGGCTTATCGATCGCGCAGACAATTATTAAAGCACATAACGGACAAATTACTCTCACCAGCGAATTTGGGAAAGGAAGCAATTTTTGTGCGAGCTTACCAAAACTTTTCTAG
- the folD gene encoding bifunctional methylenetetrahydrofolate dehydrogenase/methenyltetrahydrofolate cyclohydrolase FolD, whose amino-acid sequence MTSPSAQKLDGKALAQSTQSQLKQRVEELKLKQGRAPGLAVIIVGDDPASAVYVRNKEKACEKIGITSFGQHFPSNTTQAELEAKIATLNDDSRVDGILVQLPLPDHLDAIQALYKIAPEKDVDGLHPSNLGRLVRGEKGLRSCTPAGVMRLLASYQLSIASKKALVIGRSILVGKPLALMLLEANATVTTAHGKTPPEQLRELCQQADILCVAVGKPNLITADMVKPEAVVIDVGMNRIEDESGKKRLVGDVDFPQVAEVASYLTPVPGGVGPMTVTMLLENTVTSFEQRFL is encoded by the coding sequence ATGACCTCTCCAAGCGCCCAAAAATTAGACGGAAAAGCCCTCGCTCAATCAACGCAAAGCCAACTCAAACAGCGCGTCGAAGAACTTAAACTGAAACAAGGACGAGCGCCAGGTTTAGCAGTGATTATCGTTGGAGATGATCCCGCGAGCGCCGTTTATGTTCGTAACAAAGAAAAAGCCTGTGAAAAGATAGGAATTACCTCCTTTGGTCAACATTTCCCTAGCAATACCACACAAGCAGAATTAGAAGCAAAAATTGCTACTCTCAATGACGATTCTCGCGTCGATGGGATTCTGGTTCAACTTCCGCTCCCTGATCATTTAGATGCGATTCAAGCTCTTTATAAAATTGCACCAGAAAAAGACGTAGATGGTTTACATCCCAGTAATTTGGGGCGTTTAGTACGTGGGGAAAAAGGTTTAAGAAGTTGCACTCCTGCTGGTGTGATGCGCTTATTAGCATCTTATCAGCTTTCGATCGCGAGTAAAAAAGCATTAGTCATCGGACGCAGTATTCTAGTCGGAAAACCCTTAGCCTTAATGTTATTAGAAGCTAACGCAACGGTAACAACGGCTCACGGAAAAACGCCACCTGAACAGTTAAGAGAATTGTGTCAGCAAGCGGATATTTTATGTGTTGCGGTGGGGAAACCAAATTTAATCACCGCCGATATGGTAAAACCAGAAGCAGTGGTGATTGATGTTGGCATGAACCGCATTGAAGACGAAAGCGGGAAAAAGCGTCTCGTTGGGGATGTGGACTTTCCGCAAGTGGCGGAAGTTGCGAGTTATTTAACACCAGTGCCAGGTGGGGTGGGACCGATGACTGTCACTATGCTTTTAGAAAATACTGTCACCAGTTTTGAGCAGCGTTTTCTTTAA
- a CDS encoding 50S ribosomal protein L25/general stress protein Ctc produces MTTAIKFECETRPEGSKPRALRREGFIPTALYGHKGAESMSLVAKAKDVEMLLKNASINNSLVEVAVTDASWKGKALIREVQKHPWRPDIYHVSFFAVAGQDSVEVTVPVNLEGEAEGVREGGVLEQIITELTIQCPPDQIPEVINIDVTEMPVGTTLHIGELNLPEGVTASDDPERTVLTLVEAQGAEPAPEDATSEEDAIEGGVVEELGDVSV; encoded by the coding sequence ATGACAACAGCGATTAAATTTGAATGTGAAACGCGACCTGAAGGGAGTAAACCAAGAGCATTACGCCGTGAGGGCTTTATTCCTACCGCTTTATATGGACACAAGGGCGCGGAATCGATGTCGCTTGTGGCTAAAGCGAAAGATGTGGAAATGTTGCTCAAAAATGCTTCCATTAACAATAGTCTAGTGGAAGTAGCGGTTACGGATGCGTCTTGGAAAGGAAAAGCATTGATTCGGGAAGTACAAAAACATCCCTGGCGACCGGATATTTATCACGTTAGTTTCTTCGCTGTCGCCGGTCAAGATAGCGTGGAAGTGACTGTTCCCGTTAACCTAGAAGGTGAAGCGGAGGGAGTTCGAGAAGGAGGCGTTCTCGAACAAATTATTACAGAATTAACGATTCAATGCCCTCCTGATCAAATTCCCGAAGTGATTAACATTGATGTGACCGAAATGCCTGTGGGAACAACGTTACATATTGGTGAGCTTAACCTGCCTGAAGGTGTAACTGCTAGTGATGATCCAGAACGCACGGTTTTAACCCTTGTGGAAGCACAAGGCGCGGAACCCGCACCAGAAGACGCAACCAGCGAAGAGGACGCGATCGAAGGTGGCGTTGTGGAAGAATTAGGGGATGTTTCCGTTTAA
- a CDS encoding response regulator transcription factor has translation MKILIVEDDRAISEVLRKLFEQQNFIVEIAYDGNSGFAFATATDYKLILLDLMLPQIDGITLCRNLRNQGITIPILMLTAKDTSLDKVKGLDVGADDYVVKPFDPSELLARSRALLRRGQVLKSSILTWENLKLDLDRCDASYQQNPLKLTPKEYQILALFLQNCDRVLTTDQILDQVWTYDDIPGREVVKTHLRSLRKKLKALGAPHNLIENIYGVGYRLNPNY, from the coding sequence ATGAAGATTTTAATTGTGGAAGACGATCGCGCCATTAGTGAGGTTTTAAGGAAACTCTTTGAACAACAAAACTTTATCGTCGAAATTGCTTATGATGGAAACAGTGGTTTTGCTTTTGCCACAGCAACTGATTACAAATTAATCCTTTTAGATTTGATGTTACCTCAAATTGATGGTATTACCTTATGTCGAAACCTCCGCAATCAAGGAATAACAATTCCCATTTTGATGTTAACCGCAAAAGATACCAGTTTAGATAAAGTCAAAGGATTAGATGTGGGAGCAGATGATTATGTTGTGAAACCATTTGATCCATCAGAATTATTAGCGCGTAGTCGCGCCCTTTTACGACGAGGACAAGTGTTAAAGTCTTCTATTTTAACTTGGGAAAATTTAAAATTAGATTTAGATCGGTGTGACGCTTCTTATCAACAAAATCCTCTCAAGTTAACCCCGAAAGAATATCAAATTCTGGCGCTGTTTTTGCAAAACTGCGATCGCGTTTTAACCACCGATCAAATTTTAGATCAAGTTTGGACTTATGATGATATTCCAGGAAGAGAAGTCGTAAAAACTCATCTGCGGTCTCTACGAAAAAAGCTCAAAGCACTTGGCGCACCCCACAATTTAATTGAAAATATTTATGGTGTTGGATACCGACTTAACCCTAACTACTAA
- a CDS encoding 2OG-Fe(II) oxygenase family protein, which translates to MFYGTHMDNAMMKEGDSKIRTDVSLTLFLSNPESYEGGELILETTLG; encoded by the coding sequence ATGTTTTACGGGACGCACATGGATAATGCCATGATGAAGGAAGGAGACTCTAAAATCAGAACAGATGTTTCTTTAACCTTATTTTTAAGTAACCCCGAAAGTTATGAAGGAGGAGAATTAATTTTAGAGACAACATTAGGATAA
- a CDS encoding calcium-binding protein — MQTTNFSETNNQVELLFSQNDPFQVLNDDDRDDDDDSVENEMDDDHDDDDDDDDDYLENDMDDDDDDDYLENEMDDDDDDDDDDDYLENEMDDDRDDDDDDSVENEMDDDDDDDYLENEMDDDRDDDDDDDSVENEMDDDRDDDDDDDSVENEMDDDRDDDDDDDSVENEMDDDDDDDDDDSVENEMDDDRDDDDDDDSVENGMDDDDDDDYLENEMDDDDDDDYLENEMDDDDDDDDDDDDDDDYLENEMDDDRDDDDYLENEMDDDRDDDDYLENEMDDDRDDDDYLENEMDDDDDDDYLENEMDDDDDDDDDDDDDDDYLENEMDDDDDDDYLENEMDDDRDDDDDDDSVENEMDDDRDDDDDDYLENEMDDDRDDDDDDDDDSVENGMDDDSDDSNDDSVENGMDDDSDDSNDDSVDNQTDNSNQDITDNSGENNSDTTVEETEVFFGGQTGDSIQATEAESVFAADGAILFTGAGNDIIDAISAEGAARVYAGSGDDILVAGKGNRLLGQSGDDEFFTTDGGDNILYGGAGNDVFNLANAEIPSGVNEVRDFTQGEDILGINGFTDISFEDISLTQDGNAAVLGLSGQDFARLSGVDANNLGAEDFTFTDTNVGIA, encoded by the coding sequence ATGCAAACCACTAATTTTTCCGAAACCAACAACCAAGTCGAACTTTTATTTAGTCAAAATGACCCCTTTCAAGTCTTAAATGATGACGATCGCGATGATGATGATGATTCCGTAGAAAATGAAATGGATGACGATCACGACGACGATGACGACGACGACGATGACTATCTAGAAAATGACATGGATGACGACGACGACGATGACTATCTAGAAAATGAAATGGATGACGACGACGATGACGACGACGACGATGACTATCTAGAAAACGAAATGGATGACGATCGCGACGACGATGATGATGATTCCGTAGAAAATGAAATGGATGACGACGATGACGATGACTATCTAGAAAACGAAATGGATGACGATCGCGATGATGACGATGATGATGATTCCGTAGAAAATGAAATGGATGACGATCGCGATGATGACGATGATGATGATTCCGTAGAAAATGAAATGGATGACGATCGCGATGATGACGATGATGATGATTCCGTAGAAAATGAAATGGATGACGACGACGATGACGATGATGATGATTCCGTAGAAAACGAAATGGATGACGATCGCGACGACGATGACGACGATGACTCTGTAGAGAATGGAATGGATGACGACGACGACGATGACTATCTAGAAAATGAAATGGATGACGACGACGACGATGACTATCTAGAAAATGAAATGGATGACGACGACGATGACGATGACGATGACGACGACGACGATGACTATCTAGAAAATGAAATGGATGACGATCGCGACGACGATGACTATCTAGAAAACGAAATGGATGACGATCGCGACGACGATGACTATCTAGAAAACGAAATGGATGACGATCGCGACGACGATGACTATCTAGAAAACGAAATGGATGACGACGACGACGATGACTATCTAGAAAATGAAATGGATGACGACGACGATGACGACGATGATGACGACGATGACGATGACTATCTAGAAAATGAAATGGATGACGACGACGACGATGACTATCTAGAAAATGAAATGGATGACGATCGCGATGATGACGATGATGATGATTCCGTAGAAAATGAAATGGATGACGATCGCGACGACGACGACGATGACTATCTAGAAAATGAAATGGATGACGATCGCGATGATGACGATGACGATGATGATGATTCTGTAGAGAATGGAATGGATGATGATTCCGACGACTCTAACGATGATTCTGTAGAGAATGGAATGGATGATGATTCCGACGACTCTAACGATGACTCTGTAGATAATCAGACAGATAATTCTAATCAAGACATCACCGACAACTCAGGTGAAAATAACTCTGATACCACCGTAGAGGAAACCGAAGTTTTCTTTGGTGGACAAACTGGTGATAGTATTCAAGCAACAGAAGCAGAAAGCGTTTTTGCTGCTGATGGAGCAATTTTGTTTACTGGTGCGGGTAATGATATTATTGATGCAATTAGCGCAGAAGGAGCCGCTCGCGTTTACGCTGGTTCTGGTGATGATATCCTAGTTGCTGGAAAAGGAAACCGTCTTTTAGGTCAATCTGGTGATGATGAATTCTTCACTACCGATGGAGGAGATAACATCCTTTACGGAGGCGCTGGAAATGATGTCTTTAACTTAGCAAACGCAGAAATTCCATCTGGTGTGAATGAAGTCCGTGACTTTACACAAGGAGAAGATATTCTTGGTATCAATGGCTTCACTGATATTAGTTTCGAGGATATCTCTTTAACTCAAGACGGAAATGCAGCAGTTTTAGGTTTATCAGGTCAAGATTTCGCTCGTTTGTCTGGGGTTGATGCGAACAATCTTGGTGCTGAAGATTTCACTTTTACTGATACCAATGTCGGAATCGCTTAG
- the ctpB gene encoding carboxyl-terminal processing protease CtpB codes for MNQTPFYRIKNYFRSATLAGTIISISWLIPSFTTPASASLSESPKTIVDEVWQLVNENYVDPDFNHDNWEKTREELLDRNYNSKQEAYRAVRNALNKLGDPYTRFLDPEAYQSLKNQTSGELSGVGLRLEINEENQSLTVVEPLENSPASKAGIQPGDEIIAINGQPTSLLSLEQASKLIRGESGTEVNLQLSRTGKGLFSLDLTRAEIELPRVSYELRETNQTRVGYIKVKEFSSHAAEQMREAILDLKEKNPEAYVIDLRNNPGGLLYASIEMARMWLEEGAIVSTVDREGGDRAFQANQTALTDKPLAVLVNGNSASASEILAGALKDNDRAVIVGSKTYGKGTVQSVSSLSDGSGLAVTVARYYPPSGTDINHKGIEPDVKTSLRRSDQVRLSSNPELQGTPQDPQFMSAIDVLRQRLGKTTAEAASF; via the coding sequence ATGAATCAGACTCCCTTCTACCGCATCAAAAACTATTTCCGTTCCGCCACTTTAGCAGGAACAATTATTAGCATTTCTTGGTTAATTCCTAGCTTCACGACACCCGCTTCGGCGAGTCTTTCCGAGAGTCCAAAAACCATTGTTGATGAAGTTTGGCAACTTGTCAATGAAAATTATGTTGACCCAGATTTTAACCATGATAATTGGGAAAAAACAAGAGAAGAATTATTAGATCGTAACTATAATTCTAAACAAGAAGCATATCGAGCAGTTCGGAATGCTCTCAACAAACTCGGTGATCCCTATACTCGTTTTCTTGATCCTGAAGCCTATCAATCATTGAAAAATCAAACTTCTGGGGAATTATCAGGGGTGGGGTTACGGTTAGAAATTAATGAGGAAAATCAATCTCTCACGGTGGTAGAGCCATTGGAAAATTCCCCCGCTTCCAAAGCGGGAATTCAACCAGGAGATGAGATTATCGCCATTAATGGTCAACCGACTTCTTTACTCAGTTTAGAACAGGCTTCTAAATTGATTCGCGGTGAGTCGGGAACGGAAGTTAATTTACAATTATCTCGTACTGGAAAAGGATTATTTAGTTTAGATTTAACTCGCGCTGAAATTGAACTTCCTCGTGTTAGTTACGAGTTGCGAGAAACCAATCAAACTCGTGTGGGATACATTAAAGTAAAAGAATTTAGCTCCCACGCCGCAGAACAAATGCGAGAGGCGATTCTTGATTTGAAAGAAAAGAATCCAGAAGCCTATGTGATTGATTTACGCAATAATCCAGGTGGCTTGCTTTATGCGAGTATTGAAATGGCGAGAATGTGGTTGGAAGAAGGGGCGATCGTTTCCACTGTTGACCGTGAAGGGGGCGATCGAGCGTTTCAAGCAAATCAGACCGCACTCACCGATAAACCTCTCGCGGTTTTGGTCAATGGTAATTCCGCAAGTGCGAGTGAAATCCTTGCTGGTGCGCTCAAAGATAACGATCGCGCGGTGATTGTCGGCAGTAAAACCTATGGCAAAGGAACAGTACAGTCCGTGAGCTCTTTATCCGATGGTTCTGGTTTAGCCGTAACAGTGGCGCGGTATTATCCCCCCAGTGGTACAGATATTAATCATAAAGGCATTGAACCAGATGTCAAGACCAGTTTAAGGCGCAGTGATCAAGTGCGTTTATCCTCAAACCCTGAATTGCAAGGAACGCCGCAAGACCCCCAATTTATGAGCGCGATCGATGTTCTCAGACAACGTTTAGGGAAAACCACCGCCGAAGCCGCATCTTTTTAA
- a CDS encoding adenylosuccinate synthase — translation MANVIVIGAQWGDEGKGKITDLLSKSADIVVRYQGGVNAGHTVVVKEQTFKLHLIPSGILYPETQCIIGSGTVIDPQVLIGELDQLDTLNVSTENLMISQTAHVTMPYHRLIDQASEQKRGNKKIGTTGRGIGPTYADKSERTGIRILDLMNADHVEEQLEWTINYKNVILEKLYEMPPLDPKAVIEEYLGYAERLRPHVVDSSLKIAEGVKKKRNILFEGAQGTLLDLDHGTYPYVTSSNPVAGGACVGAGIGPTMIDRVIGVAKAYTTRVGEGPFPTELDGDLGQELCDRGAEFGTTTGRRRRCGWFDAVIGRYAVRINGMDCLAITKLDVLDTLAEIKVCVAYNIDGVRCENFPSSALRFARCEPIYETLPGWQQSTAACRSLEDLPKAALNYLKFLAELMEVPIAIVSLGASRDQTIIVEDPIHGPKRALLDANGTPVNQQPSEASNSPLSQ, via the coding sequence TTGGCTAACGTTATTGTAATTGGAGCCCAATGGGGTGACGAGGGTAAAGGTAAAATTACGGACTTACTCAGTAAATCCGCCGATATCGTCGTCCGCTACCAAGGCGGAGTCAACGCGGGACATACGGTAGTGGTAAAGGAACAAACCTTTAAGCTACATTTAATCCCTTCTGGGATTTTATACCCCGAAACTCAATGTATTATTGGGTCGGGGACAGTGATTGATCCGCAAGTGCTAATCGGAGAATTAGACCAACTCGACACCCTGAATGTTTCGACGGAAAACTTAATGATTTCCCAAACCGCTCATGTTACCATGCCGTATCATCGGTTAATTGATCAAGCCTCGGAACAAAAACGGGGGAATAAAAAAATTGGTACAACTGGACGCGGTATTGGTCCCACCTACGCCGATAAATCAGAACGGACAGGGATTCGTATCCTTGATTTGATGAATGCGGATCATGTGGAGGAACAGTTAGAGTGGACGATTAACTATAAAAATGTCATTTTAGAAAAGCTGTATGAAATGCCGCCTTTAGACCCGAAAGCGGTGATTGAGGAGTATCTCGGATATGCGGAACGGTTACGTCCCCATGTGGTGGATAGTTCTCTGAAAATTGCGGAAGGGGTGAAGAAAAAACGTAATATCCTTTTTGAAGGGGCGCAAGGAACGCTTTTAGATTTGGATCATGGGACGTATCCTTATGTTACGTCTTCTAATCCTGTGGCTGGTGGCGCTTGCGTCGGTGCTGGTATTGGTCCGACGATGATCGATCGAGTGATTGGTGTCGCGAAAGCCTACACCACACGAGTGGGAGAGGGTCCGTTTCCCACAGAATTAGACGGTGATCTTGGACAAGAACTATGCGATCGGGGAGCAGAATTCGGAACAACCACTGGTCGTCGTCGCCGTTGTGGCTGGTTTGATGCGGTCATTGGACGCTATGCGGTCCGAATTAATGGCATGGACTGTTTAGCAATTACCAAACTGGATGTTCTCGATACCCTCGCTGAAATTAAGGTTTGTGTTGCTTATAATATTGACGGGGTACGTTGTGAGAATTTCCCCAGTAGTGCCTTACGTTTTGCTCGTTGTGAGCCAATTTACGAAACTCTACCGGGTTGGCAACAATCAACGGCGGCGTGTCGGAGTTTAGAAGACCTCCCCAAAGCTGCGCTTAATTATCTTAAGTTTTTAGCAGAATTAATGGAAGTTCCGATCGCGATCGTCTCTTTGGGAGCAAGTCGGGATCAAACGATCATTGTGGAAGACCCGATTCACGGACCGAAACGGGCGCTGCTTGATGCCAATGGGACTCCTGTTAATCAACAGCCCTCTGAGGCTTCTAATTCTCCTCTCAGCCAATAA